The Malus domestica chromosome 10, GDT2T_hap1 genome contains a region encoding:
- the LOC114827673 gene encoding wax ester synthase/diacylglycerol acyltransferase 11-like, whose product MEFIKVDDGDYYNEPVSPTGQCLNTSVLSMSVLGVLESEVPIDESKIMSFLQDVFLHINPRFCSIMVDVDGEKQWKKVEVKLTDHVHVPIFPSGVLSSESYDLYLGDYISKVVLENYPEDKPLWEVHIVKYPTSNAAGNLIFKLHHALGDGYSFMSALLSCLQRADDPSLPLTFPSRRGSERKGRDNYYKSALRWVSQNLTSAFYAVKDLGWNAFVEDDQTPIKSGNSGVKFLPMDISSLIFSLDEIKLIKNKLNVTINDVICGIVFFATRLYMQEMINNNQKSSSAASCRAMVLVNTRITHGDYKPVKQMIGPSSEMPWGNRIAFMPVSMPKLTEILNPLDFVFEAQKHIKRKRSSFSVFFYNKLFEIVSKLRGHEAASRYMHNRLKKSSLMISNMIGPAQKTALADHPIKGVYFMVLGIPQDLIITIVSYIGDLRISLGTQKGFIDPQKFKSCLKNAFEMILEATDKIPIQKN is encoded by the exons atgGAGTTTATTAAGGTTGATGATGGAGATTATTACAATGAGCCGGTGAGTCCTACTGGGCAATGCCTCAATACCTCGGTGTTATCCATGTCAGTTCTTGGTGTTTTGGAATCTGAGGTTCCAATCGATGAATCAAAGATCATGTCATTCCTTCAGGATGTCTTCCTCCACATCAACCCACGCTTCTGCTCCATcatg GTTGATGTCGACGGAGAGAAACAATGGAAGAAGGTTGAGGTGAAGCTCACAGATCATGTTCACGTCCCTATTTTTCCCTCTGGGGTATTGTCATCTGAGTCTTACGACCTTTATCTCGGTGACTACATATCAAAAGTAGTACTGGAAAATTACCCAGAAGACAAACCACTGTGGGAAGTTCACATAGTCAAATATCCAACTTCCAATGCCGCTGGTAACCTAATATTCAAGCTTCACCATGCACTTGGCGATGGCTACTCCTTCATGAGTGCTCTTCTTTCTTGTCTGCAAAGAGCTGACGATCCTTCTCTTCCTCTAACTTTTCCGTCGCGCCGAGGGTCCGAGAGAAAGGGACGTGACAATTATTATAAGAGTGCTTTGAGGTGGGTGTCTCAGAATTTGACCTCAGCTTTTTATGCTGTGAAGGATTTGGGTTGGAACGCTTTCGTTGAAGATGATCAAACACCGATAAAATCTGGGAATTCTGGAGTTAAGTTTCTTCCAATGGATATATCAAGCTTGATATTCTCCCTTGATGAAATCAAACTAATCAAGAACAAGCTCAACGTG ACGAtaaatgatgtgatatgtggaATAGTGTTCTTTGCTACTAGACTGTACATGCAAGAGATGATTAATAATAACCAAAAATCAAGCAGCGCAGCAAGCTGCCGAGCGATGGTGTTGGTCAATACTAGGATCACTCATGGTGATTACAAGCCGGTGAAGCAGATGATCGGACCCAGTTCTGAGATGCCGTGGGGGAACCGAATCGCTTTCATGCCGGTTTCCATGCCCAAGTTAACTGAAATCTTGAACCCGCTGGACTTCGTCTTCGAAGCACAAAAACATATTAAGAGGAAGAGGagttctttttctgtttttttctaTAACAAGCTATTTGAAATTGTGAGCAAGCTTAGAGGCCATGAG GCAGCATCAAGATACATGCACAACAGACTGAAGAAGTCGAGCCTCATGATATCAAATATGATAGGGCCTGCCCAGAAAACAGCTTTGGCTGATCATCCAATCAAGGGTGTATACTTTATGGTTTTAGGTATACCTCAG GACCTTATCATAACAATAGTCAGTTACATAGGAGACTTGAGGATTTCCCTTGGAACTCAGAAGGGATTTATTGATCCTCAAAAGTTCAAGTCATGCTTGAAAAATGCGTTTGAGATGATACTAGAAGCCACAGACAAAATTCCTATACAGAAAAATTAA
- the LOC103445535 gene encoding actin-related protein 2/3 complex subunit 3-like, giving the protein MVYHSNFVNAEGITKACGCPLLPLKSHIKGPTPVSKQDRTDIVDEAISFFRANVFFRNFDVKSSTDKLLIYLTFCINVALKRLEGCRTLAEGTKAIINLGLQKVLVTGEPSFPFPGLFPLPQSQQEADVLLETRNFQGDFEKRFNIPYITDVFPDFDPIPSTFCLRMRTPVIEDFAG; this is encoded by the exons ATGGTTTATCACTCCAATTTCGTCAACGCTGAAGGAATTACTAAAGCTTGTGGATGCCCTCTATTGCCGTTGAAAAGCCACATAAAGGGACCTACCCCAGTTTCAAAGCAAGATAGAACGGATATTGTTGATGAAGCGATTTCATTCTTTCGCGCTAATGTTTTCTTTAGGAACTTTGATGTTAAGAGCTCGACCGATAAGCTCCTCATTTATTTGACATTTTGTATCAATGTGGCTTTGAAGCGGCTGGAGGGTTGCAGAACTTTGGCTGAAGGAACCAAGGCCATTATTAATTTGGGACTACAAAAAGTTCTTGTTACTGGAGAGCCGAGTTTCCCTTTCCCAGGACTTTTCCCTCTTCCTCAGTCCCAGCAGGAAGCAGACGTGCTGTTGGAAACAAGAAAT TTTCAAGGGGATTTCGAGAAGCGGTTCAACATCCCCTACATCACTGATGTTTTCCCTGACTTTGATCCCATTCCTTCCACCTTCTGCTTAAGGATGAGGACTCCAGTAATCGAAGACTTTGCAGGGTGA
- the LOC139188648 gene encoding uncharacterized protein: MKKLGFESTFYGWIKECISTTSFSILVNGNPTGYFTPERGLRQGDPLSPYLFLICTEGLSMLIGKELESGALHEFRIKSNGIPVTHLFFADDSVLFGIASEEKALCIVEVLKIYACVSGLTKKKNVGGLGFRDIQCFNLAFLAKIGWRLAQKPMSLLATVLRDKYYPGGSFMAASKGKCSSWGWKGIFEARQVLMQGLMWRVGDGAGINIRDDPWFPKPSTFKVRPRVGLQSTLVCDLIDPFLKEWNVDLVSSGFYKEDVATIMGIPLSRMGCDDRLVWHYNTNREYSVKSGYGVAVNLMDNGALGKKGRGMPSDNTKNPQEWMQIWKLNVPNKIKLFIWRCYNHALAVKRNLKRHHMRVDNVKIFEKVGGIFVSRSRSAALRTRYRRRLPMACGNFGKIEMILFLMEDFAGLLQAAGDSGVSFCHSAATTKACAIREALFACIENGFANVVVESDAKMIIQMIRKEANWDCNLECILGDIEILARRMTSVMFSYVPRERNCAAHSVAKYAFIEGSNFVWDCIGPEFLFNILAKDESLHTERAAQIEWALNQTVLDKIALKKAKDETAHECQKDLQSAFQDR; this comes from the exons ATGAAAAAGCTGGGGTTTGAGTCAACGTTCTATGGGTGGATCAAGGAATGCATCTCCACTACTTCCTTCAGCATTCTAGTGAACGGGAACCCGACTGGGTATTTTACGCCGGAGAGGGGTTTGAGACAAGGAGATCCCTTATCTCcctatttatttcttatttgcaCTGAAGGCCTATCCATGTTAATCGGAAAGGAGTTGGAAAGTGGTGCCCTCCACGAGTTCAGGATAAAGTCTAACGGGATCCCAGTGACGCACCTGTTCTTTGCAGATGACTCAGTATTGTTCGGCATCGCATCGGAGGAGAAGGCGCTCTGCATTGTTGAAGTGCTGAAGATCTATGCATGTGTATCCGG GctaacgaagaagaagaatgttGGAGGCCTCGGTTTCAGAGACATACAATGTTTCAATCTGGCTTTTCTGGCTAAGATTGGTTGGCGGCTGGCCCAAAAGCCGATGTCTCTCCTTGCAACGGTCCTCAGGGATAAATACTATCCAGGTGGCTCTTTTATGGCTGCAAGTAAGGGTAAGTGCTCATCTTGGGGATGGAAAGGCATATTTGAAGCCCGCCAGGTGCTAATGCAAGGGCTAATGTGGCGGGTGGGGGACGGGGCTGGTATAAATATCAGGGATGATCCTTGGTTCCCTAAACCATCTACATTTAAAGTTAGGCCGCGGGTTGGTTTGCAAAGCACTTTGGTGTGCGATTTAATTGATCCGTTTCTGAAAGAATGGAATGTGGATCTGGTCTCATCGGGTTTTTACAAGGAGGATGTTGCTACAATCATGGGGATACCTTTGAGTAGGATGGGATGCGATGACCGACTGGTGTGGCACTATAATACTAATAGGGAATACTCGGTCAAGTCCGGGTATGGAGTGGCGGTGAATCTAATGGATAACGGGGCCCTGGGGAAAAAGGGAAGAGGAATGCCCAGTGATAATACTAAGAATCCTCAAGAGTGGATGCAGATTTGGAAGTTAAACGTTCCAAACAAAATCAAGCTCTTCATATGGCGGTGCTACAACCATGCTCTGGCTGTAAAACGTAATCTGAAAAGGCACCACATGAGGGTCGATAAC GTAAAGATTTTCGAGAAAGTTGGGGGAATCTTTGTAAGCAGGTCAAGAAGTGCGGCCCTGCGGACGAGATATCGTAGGAGGTTGCCTATGGCCTGTGGCAACTTTGGAAAAATAGAAATGATATTGTTTTTAATGGA GGATTTTGCCGGGTTACTTCAAGCAGCCGGCGACTCGGGGGTGAGCTTCTGTCACTCTGCTGCCACTACTAAAGCGTGTGCAATCCGGGAAGCTTTATTCGCTTGTATTGAGAATGGATTCGCGAACGTGGTAGTCGAGTCTGATGCTAAGATGATAATCCAAATGATTAGGAAGGAAGCAAATTGGGACTGCAACCTTGAGTGCATACTTGGTGATATTGAGATTCTAGCTCGCAGGATGACGTCGGTGATGTTTTCCTATGTGCCTAGGGAGAGAAATTGTGCTGCTCACTCGGTGGCTAAGTATGCTTTTATTGAGGGTAGTAATTTTGTCTGGGACTGTATTGGCCCGGAGTTCTTATTTAATATTCTCGCTAAAGAT GAGTCACTGCATACGGAGCGTGCTGCCCAGATCGAATGGGCCCTTAACCAAACAGTTCTAGACAAGATAGCCTTGAAGAAGGCTAAGGATGAAACCGCTCATGAGTGCCAAAAGGACCTTCAATCTGCCTTTCAGGATCGTTGA